A stretch of Spirochaetaceae bacterium DNA encodes these proteins:
- the dnaX gene encoding DNA polymerase III subunit gamma/tau, with product MSYEVTATRRRPKGFNTLLGQEFVSHAISGSISGGRIAHAYLFAGPRGVGKTSSARILARSLNCKEGPTATPCGVCDNCIEIAKGSSLDVIEIDGASNTGVGDVREIKEEVQFPPTGSKYKIYIIDEVHMLSISAFNALLKTIEEPPPYIIFIFATTEIHKVPATIRSRCQQYNFRLIATETIKEALAAAAAEMGLKADSEALFWLAKEGAGSMRDAYTLFDQAVAFSDGELTLAKIREKMGLLSLDELNNLIGFIINEDRTGCLTLLDNLMEKGVSVEQFITDFAEYLRNLLLIKNNLTKEGLLGAGSNHFNLQAVEVLTLSQLEMALDVTFKLFREIKFSINPRFELELALSKLCVLKYYLNNYEITKELAKLQQDLIAPQQPAQIQNFEAPAAKVVTAVPAEKRSEPVTLNPAVSYQEEAPAVKTQPIAKAKAMVAEPEPAQINENKLSNQQKIDLITEVFDGEIVDEF from the coding sequence ATGAGCTACGAAGTAACCGCTACCCGCCGCCGTCCCAAAGGGTTTAACACTTTACTTGGACAAGAATTTGTCAGCCACGCTATCTCCGGCAGCATTAGCGGCGGCCGTATTGCCCACGCTTATTTGTTTGCCGGGCCGCGCGGGGTGGGCAAAACTTCCTCCGCACGCATTTTGGCACGCAGCCTTAATTGCAAAGAAGGACCAACGGCTACCCCGTGCGGTGTCTGCGATAACTGTATCGAAATTGCCAAAGGCAGCAGTCTTGATGTAATAGAGATTGACGGCGCCAGTAACACCGGTGTGGGTGATGTACGCGAAATTAAAGAAGAAGTGCAGTTCCCGCCTACTGGTAGTAAATATAAGATTTACATTATTGACGAAGTTCACATGTTAAGTATCAGTGCTTTTAATGCCCTCTTAAAAACCATCGAGGAGCCGCCGCCGTACATCATCTTCATCTTTGCTACCACCGAGATTCATAAGGTGCCGGCTACTATCCGCAGCCGCTGCCAGCAATATAACTTTAGATTAATTGCTACCGAAACCATCAAAGAGGCCTTAGCCGCCGCCGCCGCCGAGATGGGGCTTAAGGCCGATAGCGAGGCCCTCTTTTGGCTGGCGAAAGAAGGGGCCGGCAGTATGCGCGATGCCTATACCCTTTTTGACCAAGCGGTGGCCTTTAGCGATGGCGAGCTTACCCTTGCTAAGATACGCGAAAAGATGGGCTTATTAAGCTTAGATGAACTTAATAATTTAATTGGTTTTATTATTAATGAAGATAGAACCGGCTGCTTAACTTTACTCGACAATTTAATGGAGAAAGGCGTAAGCGTAGAGCAATTTATTACCGATTTTGCCGAGTATTTGCGCAATTTATTACTTATTAAAAACAATCTTACTAAAGAAGGTTTGCTAGGAGCCGGCAGTAACCACTTTAATTTACAAGCGGTAGAGGTTTTAACGCTTAGCCAGTTAGAGATGGCACTAGATGTAACTTTTAAATTGTTTAGAGAGATTAAATTTAGCATTAATCCTCGTTTCGAGCTGGAACTGGCTTTAAGTAAACTTTGCGTACTAAAATATTACCTTAATAATTATGAAATTACTAAAGAACTAGCTAAATTGCAGCAAGATTTAATTGCTCCGCAGCAGCCGGCGCAGATACAAAATTTTGAGGCTCCCGCGGCAAAGGTAGTTACTGCTGTTCCTGCGGAAAAAAGGAGTGAGCCAGTAACTTTAAACCCTGCTGTGAGCTATCAAGAAGAAGCGCCGGCAGTTAAAACCCAGCCGATAGCAAAAGCTAAAGCGATGGTTGCTGAGCCGGAGCCCGCACAAATAAACGAAAACAAGTTGAGTAACCAACAGAAGATAGATTTAATTACCGAAGTTTTTGATGGAGAGATTGTCGA
- a CDS encoding Uma2 family endonuclease, which yields MSDVILHNRYYTVEDYFALSEEGIRTELENGKLFMSPSPVPNHAKIGRNLIWQLENYLQNKKCELFYETDIELFEGEDTIYCPDIIVVCDPSKIADRCIVGAPDFIIEIGSFGTIKNDLGKKRLAYERAGVKEYWVIRNPYWVHCYLLNEEGKYSESVYRNEVAVKVQSLEGLTIDFSHLQKI from the coding sequence ATGAGTGATGTTATTTTACACAACCGTTATTATACGGTGGAAGATTACTTTGCCTTGTCTGAAGAAGGCATACGAACCGAGCTCGAGAACGGCAAGCTTTTTATGTCGCCTTCGCCAGTTCCTAACCATGCAAAGATTGGCCGTAATTTGATTTGGCAGCTAGAAAATTATTTGCAGAATAAAAAATGTGAACTATTTTATGAAACTGATATAGAACTTTTTGAGGGTGAAGATACCATCTATTGCCCCGATATTATTGTGGTATGCGACCCAAGTAAAATTGCCGACCGCTGCATCGTTGGTGCGCCCGATTTTATCATCGAAATAGGTTCATTTGGCACAATTAAAAATGATTTAGGTAAAAAACGTTTAGCTTATGAACGAGCCGGCGTAAAAGAATATTGGGTAATACGTAACCCTTATTGGGTGCATTGCTACCTATTAAATGAAGAGGGTAAGTATAGCGAAAGCGTTTACCGTAATGAAGTAGCTGTTAAGGTACAAAGCCTTGAGGGTTTAACAATTGATTTTAGCCATTTACAAAAAATTTAA
- a CDS encoding insulinase family protein gives MMMKAFALAVSLFLFTCSRTNQQPFVHGQLENGLSYYIMHNAVPEGRALFYLAVRVGSSAESEHQQGIAHFIEHMAFNGTNRFNRGELVSYLSSHYGASFGPDINAHVSFDETVFKLNIPLDRPNALNEVLSLLRDWADGITFNEAEVERERAIIIEEWRHTQNANRRFNNLALPLLLEGTVYANRLPIGQVSQIESFTADDLRSFYEQWYQSHNMAIIAVGDFEVAEVQRAIAEQFNSLPTGRQPPPDTRYPINAGDNRFFVMTDDELLGNSLELYFRSNGRAAIENKADFERDIKDRLVAYMLNERLRLLSTLPQSPLFNPQAGSAIIGHDQFFWVMRTGFREDTALEAYNYLLEVLHQARLFGFNQSELDRALADHLAMFTQQQAEQNHTQSQVHINRLLRMFIYGGRHFTADEALRLYQRVSSRMTLQTLQEHLITLTNTRSYSILASPPHPAIPSETALRQHFINFDSSVIIPFNDSVTNNIIFARPGSGGQITKEEQFDEDILLWTLDNGIQVFVRVGNNTANTVLFQSVVAGGFSDVTNEEHLSAQFSLTLAEESGFGNFSQLGLQQALSGQYVDVAPYVRLFNRGFSGYSSNEHLETLFKLIFLKSYEGINANEIIFTQLKNHFIQSFSQFAGSPEEAFDRVAITALYGDAYNRFFGLINLDDLANINFDSAVNFFAAGFNEQSLADMTYFFSGAVNLDHLRKLVKIYLGSLPPALPASFTPIVIPQPDSSRVHRVHLGFDERADVMVAYAFNSPYSLEDSAYWNIMREMLEMHLIETIRERLNLVYFPNVQLSRLGYGERVNLRILNTTDPAHAEQLVEIIKAETVALLQGFYSDNYYQRALSVLREQELRLRQNDSHYLNVMSLFAEQQLPFSQIATAFNQYANFNFDYLQQFLNRINTNSTAVAAIRLPSN, from the coding sequence ATGATGATGAAGGCCTTTGCCCTAGCCGTTAGCCTATTTTTGTTTACTTGCAGCCGTACCAACCAGCAGCCGTTTGTACACGGTCAGCTCGAAAACGGCTTAAGTTATTACATTATGCACAACGCGGTGCCCGAAGGCCGTGCGTTGTTTTATCTTGCGGTTAGGGTTGGCAGCAGCGCCGAAAGCGAACACCAACAAGGTATTGCCCATTTTATAGAGCATATGGCCTTTAATGGCACCAATCGCTTTAACCGCGGCGAGCTGGTTAGCTACTTAAGCAGCCATTATGGGGCTAGTTTCGGCCCCGATATTAACGCCCACGTCAGTTTTGACGAAACCGTTTTTAAATTAAATATCCCGTTGGATAGACCCAATGCCCTTAACGAAGTTTTATCGCTTTTGCGTGATTGGGCCGATGGTATTACCTTTAACGAAGCAGAGGTAGAGCGCGAACGTGCCATTATTATAGAAGAATGGCGGCATACCCAAAACGCTAACCGGCGGTTTAATAATTTAGCTTTACCTTTATTATTAGAAGGTACCGTTTATGCCAATCGGCTGCCCATTGGCCAAGTTAGTCAAATAGAGAGTTTTACCGCCGATGATTTACGTTCTTTTTACGAACAGTGGTACCAAAGCCACAATATGGCCATCATTGCGGTGGGCGATTTTGAAGTTGCCGAAGTACAAAGGGCCATAGCCGAACAATTTAATAGCTTACCCACCGGCCGACAGCCGCCGCCCGATACACGTTACCCTATAAACGCCGGTGATAACCGCTTTTTTGTGATGACCGATGACGAGCTGCTGGGCAATAGCCTAGAACTGTACTTTAGGAGCAACGGCCGGGCCGCTATCGAAAATAAGGCCGATTTTGAACGCGATATTAAAGACCGCCTTGTTGCCTATATGCTTAACGAACGGTTGCGTTTATTAAGTACTCTGCCGCAAAGCCCGCTTTTTAATCCGCAGGCCGGCAGCGCCATTATCGGCCACGACCAATTTTTTTGGGTTATGCGCACCGGTTTTAGAGAAGACACCGCCCTCGAGGCTTACAACTATTTGTTAGAGGTACTCCATCAAGCTAGGTTATTTGGCTTTAACCAAAGCGAGCTGGATAGAGCGTTAGCCGACCATTTAGCGATGTTTACGCAGCAGCAGGCTGAGCAAAACCATACCCAATCGCAGGTGCATATCAACCGTTTACTGCGTATGTTTATCTACGGCGGCCGCCACTTTACCGCCGATGAGGCTTTACGGCTTTACCAAAGAGTAAGCAGCCGCATGACCTTACAAACTTTACAAGAACATTTAATTACTTTAACCAATACCCGTTCTTATAGTATTTTAGCCTCGCCGCCGCACCCGGCTATCCCCAGCGAAACCGCTTTGCGGCAGCATTTTATTAACTTTGATAGCTCGGTTATTATCCCTTTTAACGATAGCGTAACTAATAATATTATCTTTGCCCGGCCCGGCAGCGGCGGACAAATTACTAAAGAAGAACAATTTGATGAAGATATTCTTTTATGGACACTTGATAATGGCATACAGGTTTTTGTACGTGTAGGCAATAATACCGCCAATACCGTGCTCTTTCAAAGTGTGGTTGCCGGCGGCTTTAGTGATGTAACCAACGAAGAGCACCTTTCGGCCCAATTTAGTTTAACGCTGGCCGAGGAATCGGGCTTTGGCAACTTTAGCCAGCTTGGCTTGCAGCAGGCTTTAAGCGGGCAATATGTTGATGTAGCCCCCTATGTTAGGTTATTTAATAGAGGTTTTAGCGGGTACAGCAGCAACGAACACCTAGAAACCTTATTTAAACTTATCTTTTTAAAAAGTTACGAAGGCATTAATGCCAACGAAATTATATTTACCCAGCTAAAAAACCATTTTATCCAAAGCTTTAGCCAATTTGCCGGCAGTCCCGAAGAAGCCTTTGACAGAGTAGCCATTACCGCCCTTTACGGCGATGCCTATAACCGCTTTTTCGGCTTAATTAATTTAGATGATTTAGCTAATATTAATTTTGATAGCGCCGTTAATTTTTTTGCAGCCGGTTTTAATGAGCAAAGCTTAGCGGATATGACCTACTTTTTTAGCGGGGCTGTTAACCTTGACCATCTGCGTAAATTAGTTAAAATTTATTTAGGCTCGCTGCCGCCGGCTTTGCCCGCTTCTTTTACGCCGATAGTTATTCCGCAGCCCGATAGCAGCCGGGTGCATCGTGTTCATTTAGGTTTTGATGAACGCGCCGATGTAATGGTGGCTTATGCTTTTAACAGCCCTTATAGCTTAGAAGATTCGGCTTATTGGAACATTATGCGCGAGATGCTGGAAATGCATTTAATTGAAACTATCAGAGAAAGGTTAAATTTAGTTTATTTTCCTAATGTACAGCTTAGCCGCTTAGGTTACGGCGAGCGGGTAAATTTACGTATTCTAAATACCACCGACCCAGCCCATGCCGAACAATTAGTAGAGATAATTAAAGCCGAAACAGTGGCCCTATTACAAGGATTTTATAGCGATAATTATTACCAAAGAGCTTTAAGTGTTCTGCGTGAGCAAGAGCTGCGGCTTAGGCAAAACGATAGCCATTATTTAAATGTGATGAGCCTTTTTGCCGAGCAGCAGCTGCCCTTTAGCCAAATAGCTACCGCCTTTAACCAATATGCAAATTTTAACTTTGATTATTTGCAACAATTTTTAAACCGCATTAATACCAATAGCACGGCGGTAGCGGCTATTCGTTTACCAAGTAATTAA